Proteins found in one Syntrophorhabdaceae bacterium genomic segment:
- a CDS encoding sigma-70 family RNA polymerase sigma factor → MEGLSEESRNIYASANEEVKVERLYMRDLRKLPIISFEEEKNYAVRIAQGDPEARKKLIEANLRLVVKIARKYTNQGISILDLIEEGNIGLIRAVEKFDPARECRFSTYATWWIKQAVERSIANHSRTIRLPVHVSSRIHKISKLTSHYMEKEGREPSIEELSQETGLKVEFIRNLFSMIIKTYSLETLIDEEGRLTLEEVLADPFVEEPLSVLEHTKRAEEVASWLDTLTTDEKKVITLRYGLDGEEPQTLESIGKTFGVTRERIRQIEQKSLNKLRRTVKRKNIGTENI, encoded by the coding sequence TTGGAAGGATTAAGCGAAGAGAGCCGCAACATCTATGCCTCTGCAAATGAAGAGGTGAAAGTAGAAAGACTCTACATGAGGGATCTCAGGAAGCTTCCGATCATTTCCTTTGAGGAAGAAAAGAACTATGCAGTAAGAATAGCACAGGGCGATCCGGAGGCCAGGAAAAAACTGATAGAGGCAAACCTGAGGCTCGTCGTCAAGATTGCAAGGAAATATACAAATCAGGGTATCTCGATCCTGGACCTCATTGAAGAAGGCAATATCGGCCTCATCAGGGCAGTGGAAAAATTCGATCCTGCAAGAGAATGCAGGTTCTCTACCTACGCAACGTGGTGGATAAAGCAAGCCGTAGAGAGATCAATAGCAAATCACTCACGAACAATACGCCTTCCCGTACATGTGTCATCAAGGATCCATAAGATATCAAAACTGACAAGCCATTATATGGAAAAAGAGGGGAGAGAGCCTTCGATTGAAGAACTATCTCAGGAAACAGGCCTCAAAGTAGAGTTTATAAGAAACCTCTTTTCCATGATAATAAAGACCTATTCCCTGGAGACGCTGATCGATGAAGAGGGCAGGCTCACCCTCGAAGAGGTCCTGGCAGACCCTTTCGTCGAGGAACCCCTGTCAGTTCTTGAGCACACAAAGAGAGCGGAAGAAGTAGCCTCCTGGCTCGACACCCTCACCACCGATGAAAAGAAGGTCATAACCCTGAGATACGGTCTTGATGGCGAGGAGCCTCAAACCCTTGAATCTATCGGCAAGACTTTTGGCGTAACAAGAGAGCGAATCCGGCAGATAGAACAAAAGTCACTCAACAAACTTCGCAGGACAGTGAAGAGAAAAAATATTGGAACAGAAAATATCTGA